The Elaeis guineensis isolate ETL-2024a chromosome 14, EG11, whole genome shotgun sequence genome has a segment encoding these proteins:
- the LOC140853579 gene encoding LOB domain-containing protein 1-like, producing MDSSETTTTTIHHQYSSSSSPSSSPTSSPPSLPPTPPSAVLSPCAACKILRRRCVEKCVLAPYFPPTEPLKFTTAHRVFGASNIIKSLQDLPESQRADAVSSMVYEANARIRDPVYGCAGAICQLQKQVSELQAQLARAQAELVNMQAQHAHLIALVCMEMAQSQQQHIPSSSQPIDTLAAGPYVDSFYIDAGSSQGSIWEEPLWT from the exons ATGGACTCGAGTgaaaccaccaccaccaccatccaCCACCAgtactcctcctcttcctctccttcctcttctccaacctcctctcctccctccctccctcccactCCTCCTTCAGCTGTGCTTAGCCCTTGCGCCGCCTGCAAGATCCTACGCCGGAGGTGCGTCGAAAAATGCGTGCTCGCCCCCTATTTCCCTCCCACCGAACCCCTCAAGTTCACCACGGCGCATCGCGTGTTCGGTGCCAGCAACATCATCAAGTCCTTGCAG GATCTACCGGAGAGCCAGAGGGCTGATGCAGTTAGCAGCATGGTGTACGAGGCCAACGCTAGGATCCGAGACCCGGTGTATGGTTGTGCAGGGGCCATCTGCCAGCTCCAGAAGCAAGTGAGCGAGCTCCAGGCTCAGCTGGCCCGAGCCCAAGCCGAGCTCGTCAACATGCAAGCCCAGCACGCACACCTGATTGCCCTCGTCTGCATGGAGATGGCTCAATCCCAGCAGCAACACATCCCTTCTTCTTCACAGCCCATCGACACCCTCGCCGCCGGTCCTTATGTCGATTCGTTCTACATCGACGCAGGCAGCAGCCAGGGATCGATATGGGAAGAACCCCTGTGGACATGA